GCCTCGCGCACGGCGGCGACGACCTCGTCGTCCGTACGGGCCGTGATCAGCCGCTGGGCGGGGCCCCCGAGCCGGAACGTGGTCAGCGGGGCGAGCGGAGCGTCATGAGTAACCTGCACCCGCCCAGCCTACGGTGCGCCACCGACAGCACCGGGACGGGCGCGGGCGCGGGGTGCGGGTGCGGGCGCCGGGTGGGGGGTGCGGGTTGGGTGCGGGGCGCCGGGTGCGGGCGGGGGGTGCGGGGTGAGTGCCGGGTGCTGGTGGTTGCCGGTGCGGCGGCGGCAGATCCCGGGGTCACCCGGCCGCGTGCGCCCGGCGGTGGACGGCCACCGCGCTGGCGAATGGCGGGGCCTCACGGCCGAGTACCCGGCGACAGGCGGCAGGCGGCAGGCGGCAGGGGCAGCCCGGCGGCCGCGCCGGGCGGTGGAGGCTGACGGGCGACAGGGCCCACCGCCGCGAGGTGTCCGCCCACCAGGCCAGGGCCGGGTGCCCGATCCCGCCGCCGGACGAACGGCAGACGACGGCAGCCCGGCCACGTACCCGGTGGCGGATGGCGGGAGCCACACCCGGCCGCGCGCCCTGCGGCGGACGGCCCCGGCGGCGGACGGCCCGCCGTCGGGGCGGCTGCGCGCGGGCTCAGGCGAGCTGGACCACCGCGCGGGACATGCCCAGGACCTTCTGGCCGTCGCTCATGGCTGTCAGGTCCACGCGGACGCGGCGGTCGTCGAGCTTGGCGGCGACCTTGCCGGTGACCTGGATCAGCGCGCCCTGGTCGTCGTTCGGTACGACGACCGGCTTGGTGAAGCGGACGCCGTACTCGACCACCGCGCCGGGGTCGCCCGCCCAGTCGGTGACGACGCGCGCGGCCTCGGCCATGGTGAACATGCCGTGGGCGATGACGTCGGGCAGGCCGACCTCGCGGGCGAACTTCTCGTTCC
This genomic window from Streptomyces thermolilacinus SPC6 contains:
- a CDS encoding MaoC family dehydratase is translated as MTAKVSFDEVEVGTELPAREFPVTRATLVQYAGASGDFNPIHWNEKFAREVGLPDVIAHGMFTMAEAARVVTDWAGDPGAVVEYGVRFTKPVVVPNDDQGALIQVTGKVAAKLDDRRVRVDLTAMSDGQKVLGMSRAVVQLA